GAATACCGCTTCCACGGCCCGGGCTGTTCCGGAAACGAGGTCGCCGCTCATGGTGTCGCGGATGGCGTTCACAAAGTTCAAGCCCGGCACCAGCAGCATGATTCCGCCGATGATGATGTTGTCCAGCTTGATATTCGGCACAACTATGTCGATCAGCTTGGCAAAGGTTACCACCATCGCCGCTCCGAGGATGTTGAGCAAAAAGTTGTTGATCTGCAGCAGCCCCAAGAGGCGCAGGGAAAGGCTCACCAGCACCCCCACGGCATAGGCTACTGCGAACTCGGCCCAGCTGCCGCCGAAGAGCAGGCAGAAACAGCCGCTGGTGAGGCCGCCGCAGAAGACAGAGAACCAGGCTGGATAGACTTTGGCCTTGTCGATCTGGGCCAGTTTTTGCAGAAACTCCTCCGCGCTGAGGCGGCACTGGCCGTCACGGCAGTAATGCTGTTCCAGTTCATTCACGAAATGGCTGATGCGGGTTATCTTGCCCAAGTCGGTGCGCCGGTTATCGATACGCCGGATGCTGGTGTTCAGTTTGGTTTGGGAATCAGAGACCGAGATGAAGATCCCGGTGGGGGTTACGTATGTCTCAGTATGCTGGTAGCCAAAAACTTCGCTCACCTTGTGCATCATGCGTTCCACGCGGTTTGCGGTGGCGCCGCTTTGGAGCAGCATGCGCCCTATCTCCAGGCTGATCTCGGTGGCTTCCCTGAT
This genomic window from Candidatus Cloacimonadota bacterium contains:
- a CDS encoding threonine/serine exporter family protein yields the protein MATINIREATEISLEIGRMLLQSGATANRVERMMHKVSEVFGYQHTETYVTPTGIFISVSDSQTKLNTSIRRIDNRRTDLGKITRISHFVNELEQHYCRDGQCRLSAEEFLQKLAQIDKAKVYPAWFSVFCGGLTSGCFCLLFGGSWAEFAVAYAVGVLVSLSLRLLGLLQINNFLLNILGAAMVVTFAKLIDIVVPNIKLDNIIIGGIMLLVPGLNFVNAIRDTMSGDLVSGTARAVEAVFIAVAIAAGSGVMLKLWELWGF